From the Francisella frigiditurris genome, one window contains:
- a CDS encoding DUF5993 family protein encodes MLFITAICILIKKNRWAVLFFLLTILVLELEFIHHATDPLGLQY; translated from the coding sequence ATGTTATTTATAACAGCTATATGTATTTTAATAAAAAAAAATAGGTGGGCCGTTCTTTTTTTCTTGCTGACAATATTAGTTCTTGAACTAGAGTTTATACATCATGCTACAGATCCTTTAGGTCTGCAATATTAA